In a genomic window of Mycolicibacterium neoaurum VKM Ac-1815D:
- a CDS encoding LLM class flavin-dependent oxidoreductase — MTVKLHWFLPTYGDSRLIVGGGHGTPAGSASGDRDASIDYLASIVRAAERFDFTGALIPTGAWCEDAFITAALLARETTSLAFLVAFRPGLVSPTLSAQMAATFARHAPGRILLNVVVGGEAHEQRSFGDHLDKDARYHRADEFLDVVRRLWAGETVTRKGTHIDVEEAALALPPNPIPPLYFGGSSQAAGPVAARHADVYLTWGEPPAAVAEKIAWIRAEAEKEGRKLRFGIRLHTISRDTSAEAWAQADKLIAALDEETVAAAQAGLARSQSEGQKRMLALHESNRFNGTWSDARSLEIAPNLWSGVGLVRGGAGTALVGSHTEVAERIAEYAAIGIDEFIFSGYPHLEELFWFGEGVVPILRRRGLFNSGSHEAPSVAIPFVGAR, encoded by the coding sequence GTGACCGTGAAGTTGCACTGGTTTCTGCCCACCTACGGCGACAGCCGTCTGATCGTCGGGGGTGGCCATGGCACCCCGGCCGGGTCCGCGAGCGGTGATCGAGATGCCTCGATCGACTACCTGGCCTCGATCGTGCGGGCAGCCGAGCGCTTCGACTTCACCGGCGCGCTCATCCCGACCGGGGCATGGTGCGAGGACGCGTTCATCACCGCCGCTTTACTGGCCCGTGAGACGACATCACTGGCCTTTCTGGTCGCGTTCCGGCCCGGCTTGGTCAGCCCGACCTTGTCGGCTCAGATGGCGGCCACCTTCGCCCGGCATGCCCCGGGACGGATTCTGCTCAATGTCGTGGTGGGCGGCGAGGCGCATGAGCAGCGTTCCTTCGGCGACCACCTGGACAAGGACGCGCGCTACCACCGGGCCGACGAGTTCCTCGATGTGGTGCGCCGGCTATGGGCCGGCGAGACCGTCACCCGCAAGGGCACCCATATCGATGTCGAGGAGGCGGCCCTGGCGCTGCCGCCGAATCCGATCCCGCCGTTGTACTTCGGCGGCAGCTCTCAGGCCGCCGGGCCGGTCGCCGCGCGTCATGCCGATGTGTACCTCACCTGGGGTGAGCCACCGGCCGCGGTGGCCGAGAAGATCGCCTGGATTCGCGCCGAGGCCGAGAAGGAGGGCCGCAAGCTTCGCTTCGGCATCCGGTTGCACACCATCTCCCGCGACACCTCCGCGGAGGCGTGGGCTCAGGCCGACAAACTGATCGCCGCGCTCGACGAGGAGACGGTGGCGGCCGCGCAGGCCGGTTTGGCCCGTAGCCAGTCCGAGGGCCAGAAGCGGATGCTGGCCTTGCATGAAAGCAATCGGTTCAACGGAACCTGGAGTGATGCAAGGAGTCTGGAGATCGCACCGAACCTGTGGTCGGGTGTGGGCCTGGTCCGCGGCGGGGCCGGAACGGCACTGGTGGGCAGCCACACCGAGGTGGCCGAGCGCATCGCCGAGTACGCCGCCATCGGCATCGACGAATTCATCTTCTCCGGCTACCCGCATCTGGAGGAACTGTTCTGGTTCGGTGAGGGCGTGGTGCCGATCCTGCGTCGGCGGGGGTTGTTCAATTCCGGCTCCCACGAGGCACCCAGTGTGGCGATTCCGTTTGTCGGCGCGCGGTGA
- a CDS encoding YceD family protein, which translates to MSAKSPLAIDISRLGRRPGSLMEVHETVPAPSRIGLDLIRIEQGAPLELDLRIESVSEGALVTGTASAPTEGECVRCLEPVTGDVSIDLTELFAYPGSATEETTEEDEVGRVVDDRVDIEQAIVDAVGLVLPFTPLCREDCAGLCPDCGIVLASAEPGHQHEKIDPRWAKLAALRDEAGDSSDS; encoded by the coding sequence ATGTCCGCCAAGAGTCCGCTCGCGATCGACATCTCGCGCCTGGGTCGTCGACCGGGCTCGCTCATGGAGGTCCACGAGACGGTGCCCGCGCCGTCCCGTATCGGTCTGGACCTGATCCGGATCGAGCAGGGCGCCCCGCTGGAGCTCGATCTACGCATCGAGTCGGTATCCGAAGGTGCCTTGGTGACCGGTACGGCCTCCGCGCCCACCGAGGGTGAATGCGTCCGCTGCCTGGAGCCCGTCACCGGCGATGTGAGCATCGACCTGACCGAACTATTCGCCTACCCGGGCAGCGCGACCGAGGAGACCACCGAGGAAGACGAGGTGGGGCGCGTCGTCGACGACCGGGTGGACATCGAGCAGGCGATCGTCGACGCCGTCGGACTGGTGCTGCCGTTCACCCCGCTGTGCCGTGAGGACTGCGCGGGGCTGTGCCCGGACTGCGGCATCGTGCTCGCCTCGGCTGAGCCCGGACACCAGCACGAGAAGATCGATCCGCGCTGGGCCAAACTCGCCGCACTGCGCGACGAGGCCGGAGACAGCAGTGACAGCTGA
- the rnc gene encoding ribonuclease III, with protein MTAEHEALSEALGVQLPADLLTIALTHRSYSYENGGLPTNERLEFLGDAVLGLTITEELYHRHPDRPEGDLAKLRASIVNTQALADVGRKLGLGGHLLLGKGEESSGGADKSSILADGVESLLGAIYLEFGTVTAREVILRLFNELLDTAPTLGAGLDWKSSLQELTVARGLGPPTYTVTAQGPDHDKEFTAVVTVAEREYGRGIGRTKKEAELKAAAAAWSTLDAAGSDETDGAGTS; from the coding sequence GTGACAGCTGAGCACGAGGCGCTGAGCGAGGCGCTGGGCGTGCAGCTGCCTGCCGATCTGCTCACCATCGCGCTCACCCATCGCAGCTACTCCTACGAGAACGGCGGCCTGCCCACCAATGAGCGTCTGGAGTTTCTCGGCGACGCGGTGCTCGGCCTGACCATCACCGAAGAGCTCTACCATCGCCATCCCGACCGGCCCGAGGGCGACCTGGCCAAGCTGCGCGCCAGCATCGTCAACACCCAGGCGCTGGCCGATGTGGGACGCAAGCTCGGTCTGGGTGGGCATCTGCTGCTCGGTAAGGGCGAAGAGAGCTCGGGCGGGGCGGACAAGTCAAGCATTCTGGCCGACGGGGTCGAATCACTCTTGGGCGCAATCTATCTCGAATTCGGCACCGTCACCGCGCGCGAGGTGATCCTGCGGTTGTTCAACGAATTGCTCGACACCGCGCCCACGCTGGGCGCGGGCCTGGACTGGAAGTCCAGCCTGCAGGAACTCACGGTGGCGCGCGGTCTCGGACCGCCCACCTACACCGTCACGGCGCAGGGACCCGACCACGACAAGGAATTCACCGCGGTGGTGACCGTGGCCGAGCGCGAGTACGGCCGGGGCATCGGCCGGACGAAGAAGGAAGCCGAGCTCAAAGCGGCGGCTGCGGCATGGAGCACGCTGGACGCCGCGGGAAGCGACGAGACCGACGGTGCCGGAACTTCCTGA
- the mutM gene encoding bifunctional DNA-formamidopyrimidine glycosylase/DNA-(apurinic or apyrimidinic site) lyase — MPELPEVEVVRRGLDAHVLGRTIADVQVLHPRAARRHLAGSLDLTARLRGTQITGTGRRGKYLWLTVSSGEAIVVHLGMSGQMLIGAVPNPTHLRIATTFADGSSMNFVDQRTFGGWMLADLVTIDGSEIPEPVAHIARDPLDPAFDRDGVVTVLRRKHSEIKRQLLDQTVVSGIGNIYADEALWRAKVNGARLSSALTRRQLAEILDAATEVMTGALGQGGTSFDSLYVNVNGESGYFDRSLEAYGRVDEPCRRCGAPMQRDKFMNRSSFYCPKCQPRPRVRRTASAG, encoded by the coding sequence GTGCCGGAACTTCCTGAGGTCGAGGTGGTGCGGCGCGGACTTGACGCGCACGTGCTGGGCCGGACCATCGCCGACGTTCAGGTGCTGCACCCGCGTGCCGCCCGACGGCATCTTGCCGGGTCTCTCGACCTGACCGCGCGGCTGCGCGGCACGCAGATCACCGGAACCGGACGCCGGGGCAAGTACCTGTGGTTGACGGTGAGCAGTGGTGAGGCCATCGTCGTGCACCTGGGGATGAGCGGGCAGATGCTGATCGGTGCGGTGCCCAACCCCACCCACCTGCGCATCGCCACCACATTCGCCGATGGCAGCTCGATGAACTTCGTCGACCAGCGCACCTTCGGTGGCTGGATGCTGGCCGACCTGGTGACCATCGACGGTAGCGAGATCCCCGAACCCGTCGCGCACATCGCCAGGGATCCGCTGGACCCGGCCTTCGACCGCGATGGCGTCGTGACGGTGTTGCGGCGCAAGCATTCCGAGATCAAGCGCCAGCTGCTCGACCAGACGGTGGTGTCCGGGATCGGCAACATCTACGCCGATGAGGCGCTGTGGCGGGCCAAGGTCAACGGCGCCCGGTTGTCCTCGGCGCTGACGCGCCGGCAGCTCGCCGAGATCCTGGATGCGGCCACCGAGGTGATGACCGGAGCCCTCGGCCAGGGCGGCACGTCGTTCGATTCGTTGTATGTCAACGTCAACGGTGAATCCGGGTACTTCGACCGATCACTGGAGGCCTACGGTCGGGTAGACGAACCGTGCCGGCGCTGCGGTGCGCCGATGCAGCGGGACAAGTTCATGAACCGCTCGTCGTTCTATTGCCCGAAATGCCAACCGCGGCCGCGGGTCCGGCGTACCGCTAGCGCTGGTTGA
- a CDS encoding Rv0361 family membrane protein: MTQYPPPQPGPPGPWGPPGPPNTQPPTFEYPEYPGYGGQPYGYGLPPQGYPSPYPPPPPLPRAKNKTAWWIAGGVLSVALVAALVIGGVFLVRGGGDILVSSDEAEITQLVEDFSAAGNTGKFSELGQYFCANEAAMFGALGELGQILEGIEIPQTAPTTDMKATNIKVKGDVASATVEPGGSFDTAYFRKENGQWKVCMSAAVEFNQR, translated from the coding sequence GTGACGCAATACCCCCCGCCGCAGCCGGGGCCGCCCGGCCCGTGGGGCCCACCGGGGCCGCCGAACACCCAGCCGCCGACCTTCGAATATCCGGAGTATCCGGGCTACGGTGGGCAGCCCTACGGGTATGGCCTTCCGCCGCAGGGCTACCCGTCTCCCTATCCTCCGCCTCCCCCACTGCCGCGTGCGAAGAACAAGACCGCATGGTGGATTGCCGGCGGTGTCCTGAGCGTCGCGCTGGTTGCCGCATTGGTGATCGGCGGGGTGTTCCTGGTGCGCGGCGGTGGCGACATCCTGGTCTCCAGCGACGAAGCCGAGATCACGCAGCTGGTCGAGGATTTCAGCGCGGCAGGCAACACCGGGAAATTCTCGGAGTTGGGACAGTACTTCTGCGCCAACGAAGCGGCGATGTTCGGCGCTCTCGGCGAGCTCGGTCAGATCCTGGAGGGCATCGAGATCCCGCAGACCGCGCCGACCACCGATATGAAGGCAACCAACATCAAGGTCAAGGGTGACGTCGCATCGGCGACGGTGGAGCCCGGCGGCTCGTTCGATACCGCCTACTTCCGCAAGGAGAACGGCCAGTGGAAGGTGTGCATGTCCGCGGCGGTGGAGTTCAACCAGCGCTAG
- a CDS encoding OsmC family protein, whose amino-acid sequence MTELWVERTGVRRYTGRSSRGAEVLVGSEDVEGVFTPGELLKIALAACSGMSSDHPLRTRLGDDYQATIKVSGAADREREVYPHLEERLEVDLSSLTEDERARLLTIVRRSIDKVCTVGNTLKAGTEVTLAVTDVGQS is encoded by the coding sequence ATGACCGAATTGTGGGTTGAGCGGACCGGCGTTCGCCGTTACACGGGACGGAGCAGTCGCGGGGCCGAGGTGCTGGTGGGCTCCGAGGACGTCGAGGGTGTGTTCACCCCCGGCGAGTTGCTCAAGATCGCGCTGGCCGCCTGCAGCGGTATGAGCAGTGATCATCCGCTGCGTACCCGCCTCGGTGACGACTATCAGGCCACCATAAAGGTCTCCGGTGCCGCCGACCGTGAGCGTGAGGTCTACCCGCACCTGGAGGAACGCCTCGAAGTCGACCTCTCCAGCCTGACCGAGGACGAACGCGCTCGACTGCTGACGATCGTGCGGCGCTCCATCGACAAGGTGTGCACCGTCGGGAACACCCTGAAGGCGGGCACCGAGGTGACGCTGGCGGTGACCGATGTCGGCCAGTCCTGA
- a CDS encoding acylphosphatase, translated as MSASPDVRLNAWVHGHVQGVGFRWWTRARALELGLTGYASNRPDGRVHVVAQGTREDCQRLLDLLQSGGTPGTVDNVVADWAEVGDPITGFSER; from the coding sequence ATGTCGGCCAGTCCTGACGTCCGACTCAACGCCTGGGTGCACGGTCACGTGCAGGGCGTCGGTTTCCGGTGGTGGACGCGCGCGCGGGCACTCGAGCTGGGGTTGACCGGGTACGCGTCCAACCGCCCCGACGGGCGGGTGCACGTGGTCGCCCAGGGCACCCGGGAGGACTGTCAGCGCCTGCTGGACCTGCTGCAGTCCGGCGGCACGCCGGGAACCGTCGACAATGTGGTGGCCGACTGGGCCGAGGTGGGCGACCCGATCACGGGCTTCAGCGAACGTTGA